In the genome of Clostridia bacterium, the window ATGAAGGGTTGAATCAATTCCATCTTCATTTAGCATCCCCCGCTCCGGCGGTGCTGGGAACGAGCGTAGTTGCGTCCTCACCCAGCACGTATTTTATGACCTCGTAGAGCACCTCTGGCTTCACAGGCTTTTGAACGAAGTGGCGAGCACCCTTCTGCAAGGCAGCGACTATGTTCTCCTGGTAGCCGACGCTGGAGACCATGACGACGCGCGCGTCAGGATGCTGTCGCACAATGCGTTCGGCGGCCTCGATGCCTTCCATCTGCGGCATCGTGATATCCATGAGCACCATGTCTGGCTTGGTGCGGTCGTACTCAGTGATGGCGGTGCAGCCGTCTCCGGCTTCGCCCGCAACCTGTCCGCCGAATGTTTCGATCATGCGGGTCAGGTTCTTGCGTGCGAATATGGAGTCGTCGACAACCAGGTAACGGACTGGCTGGCGGTCTTTGCTGCGGACCAGAGCCGGAAATTGATCCATACAAGTTTCCTCACATCATTCGGTACGGGGAACCGTACCAGAATCTTGAAATTGCCTGTTTGCGATCACGGCGGTGCGCACGCGTTCGGCCACGCACTGAGCCTGTAATGTATTTGCGAGCGCGTCCAGCGGAACGACGCGCATGGCGTATCCGCGCTCGATTGCGGCCCTGGGCATTCCGAACACCACGCAGGATTCCTCGTTCTGCGCAATGGTCATGCCGCCGGAAGCCTTCACGACACCCAGGCCATCAGCGCCGTCTTCTCCCATGCCGGTCATCAGCACGGCAATCGAGTCGTGCGAGAATTCGTTGGCTACAGAACGGAACAACACGTCGACGGAAGGCCTGTGACCGTTGGTCCTGGGCTCGTCCGAGAGCACAACAATGTCGCCCAAGGGCATGCGACGAACCTTGATGTGGCGATTGCCAGGGCAGATCAGTGCGCGTCCGGCGAGTAGCAGGTCTCCGGATTGCGCTTCCTTCACGTCAATGGCGCAGCACTCGTCGAGGCGGCGCGCGAACAGCTCCGTAAAGCCTTCCGGCATGTGCTGCACAATCACGATGGAGGCGGGAAAGTCGCCGGGAAGCTGCGCCAGCAGGTACTGGAGTGCATTCGGGCCGCCGGTGGAAATGCCTATCGCGACCAGCTTGTTGGCCTGACCGCGCTTGACCGGCCCGGTGCGTTTGGTAATCCTGGGAGCAGGGATCTCTAATTCGTGACCGTGCGCCGCGATCTTAGTGCCAGCCGCGGCTTTGATCTTGCCGATGAGTTCGCCAGCGATGTCATCCATGCGCGCGGAGAGCACGTCGCGAGGTTTTGCTACAAAGTCGAAAGCACCCGAAGCGAGAGCCTTGAACGTGGTGGCGGCGCCCTGCGTGGTGTGCGCGCTGACGACGATGACAGGCAGGCGGAACTTGCGCATGATCTCGCGCAAGGTTTCCATGCCATCCATGCGCGGCATTTCCAAATCCAGCGTAATAACGTGTGGCTTGAGTTCCGCGATCTTCTTGAGGGCGAACGCGCCATCCATGGCCGTTCCGACCACGTGGATAGAGCTGTCGCGCTCGATGATCTGCGGAATCAACTTCCGCATCAGCGCCGAATCATCAACAACTAAAACCCGCACCGCTTCTGTCATGCCGAGGCCCCCACAGTGCGTGCCGTGCCAGACTGCACAGCAGCGCGGCCAAGGCGTTCGACCACGGCCGCAATATTCAGGATAAGCACAACCGTACCATCGCCAAGTATGGAGGCGCCGCTGACCAGGTCCGTGTTGACCAGGTTGTCGTCGAGAGCTTTGATAACCAATTCTTCTTCGCCGACAAGCCGGTCCACGATGAGACCAAATTTTCGGTCTGCCATGGCGACTACGATGATGAATGCGCGCTTGCCTTTGGTTGCGCCGTGCGCTTTGACAAGTTGGCGGAGACGCACAAGGGTGACGACTTCTTCCCGCAGTTGCAGCACTTCGTGGTTGTCCACGATGTGGATCTCGGCCTCGCTGGCGCGCGCGATTTCCAGCACGGAACCGAGCGGGATTGCGTATAGGCGGTCGGCTACGCGGAAGAGCAGGGCTTTGATAATGGCGAGCGTCAGCGGCAGCTTCAGGCGAAACGTGGTGCCCTCGCCCAAAACGGTATGGATCGCCACCGAACCTTTCAGGCGCTCCATCACACCTTTGACGATATCCATGCCGACGCCGCGTCCGGAGATTTCCGTGACCTGTTCGGCCGTGCTGAGACCGGCGTGGAAGATGAGATTCAGAGCTTCGGCTTCGTTGAGACGCGCTGCATCTTCCTGCTTCAGCAGGCCGCGTTCGAGTGCTTTAGCAACAACCTTGCCGCGATCGATACCGCGCCCATCGTCTGAAATTTCGATGATGACCTGGTTGCCCTGATGATGCGCGTTGAGACGAATGGTTCCTTGTGCGGGCTTGCCGAGCGCGACGCGCTCTTCGGGCGATTCGATACCGTGATCGACGGCGTTGCGCACCAGGTGCGTCATCGGCTCTGCCAGGGAGTCGAGAATGCTCTTGTCGAGATCGGTCGTCTCGCCTTCGAGAACGAGCGTTACGTCCTTGTTCTGCTGCTTGGAAACGTCGCGAACTACGCGAGGGAAGCGGCGGAACAGTTGCTCGACGGGTACCATGCGGATCTTCATCACCGAGCGCTGCAACTTGTTGAGCACTTGCGCCTGGAAAGACATGGCGTCGGAGAACTTGGCGCGCAGAGGATCTTTTGGAAAGCGCTTTCCGAACTCTGTGAACGTCTGGTGCAGCATCGACTTGCCGATGATGAGTTCCCCAACGAGGTCGAGGACGACGTCGATGCGGTCGGCATCCACGCGAAGGATGTTTTCAATGGCCGCGAGTTGCTTTTCGGCAGCGTGCTTGTCTGTGGCTGTTCTTTCAGTCTCACCGCCACGGAGGGGTGAGGGGACGGCTTGCGCCGGAGCGTCTGAGAGGATGCCGAGCAAGTCGTCTGTGGCGAGTTCTGGGTCCGTAGAAACTTCGGGTTCCACGACGGGCGCAGGCGCCTGCGCGTTTGCGTAAGGCTCAACGTGCACGCGCGAGACGACACTGGGAATCCTGGCTTTTTTAGCGATCCAATCCTGCTCGTGATGGCTCGCTAGAGCAAGTTCGATGACCTCCACGCTGACGTCGGCGCTACCTTCCTCTGGGTGCATGACCACGAGCGTGCCGACTTCCTGCATGACATTGCGGATGAGCTGCAAGGCGGCGGCACGCATCGGGCATTGCGGGTCCACGGCGATGGCAACGTTGTACACATTCTGACCACGCACGGCGTGTTGCGAGATGAGCAGGCTTTCATACTCGGTCCAGGCGAAGCTCGGCGCGAAGACTTCGGCTGTGGCTTCCGACTGAGGAGCGATGACGCGATGGATCATCTCGCGCAGCGAATTGCCAGCGGGCGGCTGCATGTCTCCCCTATAGGCGGAGAGCATGGCATCGAAAATGTCTGCCGCGCTGAGAACGAGCTCGGCGAGGCTGGCCCCCGCTTTGGTGGCGAGTTCGGGCGTGAGCACATCTTCGAGCTCGTGCGCGAGTTCGCTGAGTTCGCGATAGCCACATGCGGCAGAGTCACCCTTGAGGGTGTGAACAGTGCGCCTGATATTCCTGACGGCTTCCGGGTCGGACGGGTGCTTCTCCAGTTCAAGACCCTCTTCGTTGAGCGCCTGCAGAAGTTCCTGCGCACTCTCGAAAAAGATGTTGCGGAGTTCGTTCGCCCGATCGTCGGAGAAGAAGTTCACGGGTTTGCCACCTCTATGCGTTGGTAGGCTGTGCCGTTGTTCAGGTGAATCATGCGGAACTTATCGGTAAGGCCGAAGAGGCTCTCGGCATGTCCAACGAACAGGTACCCCTCGGAATTGAGACAACGCCAGAACTTGCTGATGAGACGCTTCTGCTCCGCTTCGTCGAAATAAATCATGACATTG includes:
- a CDS encoding response regulator, with translation MDQFPALVRSKDRQPVRYLVVDDSIFARKNLTRMIETFGGQVAGEAGDGCTAITEYDRTKPDMVLMDITMPQMEGIEAAERIVRQHPDARVVMVSSVGYQENIVAALQKGARHFVQKPVKPEVLYEVIKYVLGEDATTLVPSTAGAGDAK
- a CDS encoding chemotaxis response regulator protein-glutamate methylesterase, with the protein product MTEAVRVLVVDDSALMRKLIPQIIERDSSIHVVGTAMDGAFALKKIAELKPHVITLDLEMPRMDGMETLREIMRKFRLPVIVVSAHTTQGAATTFKALASGAFDFVAKPRDVLSARMDDIAGELIGKIKAAAGTKIAAHGHELEIPAPRITKRTGPVKRGQANKLVAIGISTGGPNALQYLLAQLPGDFPASIVIVQHMPEGFTELFARRLDECCAIDVKEAQSGDLLLAGRALICPGNRHIKVRRMPLGDIVVLSDEPRTNGHRPSVDVLFRSVANEFSHDSIAVLMTGMGEDGADGLGVVKASGGMTIAQNEESCVVFGMPRAAIERGYAMRVVPLDALANTLQAQCVAERVRTAVIANRQFQDSGTVPRTE
- a CDS encoding chemotaxis protein CheA, with the protein product MNFFSDDRANELRNIFFESAQELLQALNEEGLELEKHPSDPEAVRNIRRTVHTLKGDSAACGYRELSELAHELEDVLTPELATKAGASLAELVLSAADIFDAMLSAYRGDMQPPAGNSLREMIHRVIAPQSEATAEVFAPSFAWTEYESLLISQHAVRGQNVYNVAIAVDPQCPMRAAALQLIRNVMQEVGTLVVMHPEEGSADVSVEVIELALASHHEQDWIAKKARIPSVVSRVHVEPYANAQAPAPVVEPEVSTDPELATDDLLGILSDAPAQAVPSPLRGGETERTATDKHAAEKQLAAIENILRVDADRIDVVLDLVGELIIGKSMLHQTFTEFGKRFPKDPLRAKFSDAMSFQAQVLNKLQRSVMKIRMVPVEQLFRRFPRVVRDVSKQQNKDVTLVLEGETTDLDKSILDSLAEPMTHLVRNAVDHGIESPEERVALGKPAQGTIRLNAHHQGNQVIIEISDDGRGIDRGKVVAKALERGLLKQEDAARLNEAEALNLIFHAGLSTAEQVTEISGRGVGMDIVKGVMERLKGSVAIHTVLGEGTTFRLKLPLTLAIIKALLFRVADRLYAIPLGSVLEIARASEAEIHIVDNHEVLQLREEVVTLVRLRQLVKAHGATKGKRAFIIVVAMADRKFGLIVDRLVGEEELVIKALDDNLVNTDLVSGASILGDGTVVLILNIAAVVERLGRAAVQSGTARTVGASA